The following proteins are co-located in the Desulfobacterales bacterium genome:
- a CDS encoding AAA family ATPase, whose translation MQTIHGATIRDAHTGDNFRVTGLESQHACDYIETTMREKQQKIPNPREIEKEISDFLSRKYGDQVKIVSPIVMPQEEESGEGDDSGKYRHDIDFDLKPEELIKYLDQYIIRQEAAKQILSTKICTHFNRIRYQKGGHGSGAEITGGIKNNVLMMGPTGVGKTYMIKLIAQKLGVPFVKGDATKFSETGYVGGDVEDLVRDLVRESDNDIDLAQYGIIYIDEIDKIASSQNWAGADVSRSGVQRALLKPMEETEVELKVPHDPISMIQEVEQFKKTGKRERKSVNTKNILFIMSGAFGDLTEIIKKRTTNQNMGFGAKMRNREKASNILQQTKAEDIIEYGFESEFVGRLPVKAVFEELGHQDLLDILRNPNNPVTLNKRMDFATYGIDIKFSDDALTYLAEQAQHENTGARGLVSVIEQALIPFETHLPSTNIKHFPVTMEVIRNPGEVLSRWLDGLDSDKRLSDFDQITNEYKGFIKSYLKGNRNTLASQYGLPLSSYRIDRIAEHYCNHVSEIGHAIKAIKSYYDQIKRIEIEFYSRHEVNIVLEEDAVDFMLEKLIDRSAGIHTINQKLSSDFEYGLKLIREKTGRNRFFISRYALENPETFLNQLIKTEFNKVNADMSEVNLNMNDRDSSTT comes from the coding sequence TTGCAAACAATTCATGGGGCAACAATCCGGGATGCGCACACCGGTGATAATTTCCGGGTCACCGGTCTTGAATCTCAACATGCCTGTGATTATATTGAAACCACTATGAGAGAAAAACAGCAGAAAATACCCAATCCAAGAGAAATCGAAAAAGAGATCAGCGACTTTCTGAGTCGTAAGTACGGGGATCAGGTAAAAATCGTATCCCCGATCGTCATGCCCCAGGAAGAAGAATCCGGTGAAGGCGATGACAGCGGGAAATACCGGCATGACATTGATTTTGATCTTAAACCCGAAGAACTGATCAAGTATCTGGATCAGTATATTATTCGCCAGGAAGCGGCCAAACAGATCCTGTCCACCAAAATCTGCACCCACTTCAACCGGATCCGCTATCAGAAAGGAGGCCATGGCAGCGGAGCGGAAATCACCGGCGGGATTAAAAACAACGTCCTGATGATGGGTCCGACCGGCGTGGGCAAAACCTATATGATCAAGCTGATCGCCCAGAAGCTTGGCGTTCCGTTTGTCAAAGGCGATGCCACAAAATTCAGTGAAACCGGTTATGTGGGCGGCGACGTGGAGGATCTGGTGCGCGACCTGGTCCGTGAGAGCGACAATGACATCGATCTGGCGCAATACGGCATCATCTACATCGATGAAATCGATAAAATCGCTTCCAGTCAGAACTGGGCGGGGGCGGATGTATCCCGAAGCGGCGTGCAGCGCGCGCTTCTAAAGCCAATGGAAGAGACGGAAGTGGAGCTCAAGGTGCCGCATGATCCGATCTCCATGATCCAGGAAGTCGAGCAGTTCAAAAAAACCGGCAAGCGCGAGAGAAAATCAGTCAACACCAAAAACATTCTGTTTATCATGAGCGGCGCGTTTGGCGATTTGACCGAAATCATCAAAAAGCGCACGACTAATCAGAACATGGGATTCGGCGCCAAAATGCGGAATCGGGAAAAGGCGTCTAATATCCTGCAGCAGACCAAAGCCGAAGACATCATTGAATACGGCTTTGAATCCGAATTCGTCGGCCGGCTTCCGGTAAAAGCGGTTTTCGAGGAACTCGGGCATCAGGATCTGCTCGATATCCTGAGAAATCCCAATAATCCGGTGACACTTAACAAGCGGATGGATTTTGCCACCTATGGAATTGACATCAAGTTCTCAGATGATGCGCTGACCTACCTGGCTGAGCAGGCGCAGCATGAGAATACCGGCGCCCGGGGGCTAGTGAGCGTGATTGAGCAGGCACTGATTCCGTTTGAGACCCATCTGCCTTCAACAAATATTAAACATTTTCCGGTCACCATGGAAGTTATCAGAAATCCGGGAGAGGTGCTCAGCCGTTGGCTGGACGGATTGGACAGCGATAAACGGCTGTCGGATTTTGATCAGATAACAAACGAGTATAAAGGATTTATTAAGTCCTATCTCAAAGGAAACCGCAATACTCTGGCCAGTCAGTACGGCTTGCCGCTTTCATCCTATCGGATTGACCGGATTGCCGAGCATTACTGCAATCATGTGTCGGAGATCGGTCATGCAATAAAAGCGATCAAATCCTATTACGATCAGATTAAGCGCATTGAGATCGAATTTTACAGCCGGCATGAGGTAAATATCGTACTTGAAGAGGATGCGGTTGATTTTATGCTTGAAAAGCTGATTGACCGGTCTGCCGGCATCCATACGATCAATCAGAAACTGTCCTCGGATTTCGAATACGGGCTGAAGCTGATCCGGGAAAAAACCGGCCGCAACCGGTTCTTTATTTCCCGCTATGCCCTTGAAAATCCGGAGACCTTTCTCAATCAGCTGATTAAAACCGAATTTAACAAGGTCAATGCGGACATGAGCGAAGTGAATCTGAATATGAATGACCGGGATTCTTCAACCACATAA
- a CDS encoding dodecin family protein codes for MSGSVYKFIEMVGTSPTSWEDAAKNAVDTAAKSLRDLRVAEVKDLDMKLENDKVALYRAVVRLSFKYRGE; via the coding sequence ATGAGTGGCAGTGTTTACAAATTTATCGAAATGGTCGGCACAAGCCCCACATCCTGGGAGGATGCAGCCAAAAATGCCGTGGATACGGCAGCGAAATCCTTGCGCGACCTCAGGGTTGCTGAAGTCAAGGATTTGGACATGAAACTTGAAAACGATAAGGTGGCGTTATACCGGGCGGTGGTTCGGCTCTCGTTTAAGTATCGCGGGGAATAA
- a CDS encoding bile acid:sodium symporter: MNLIKKYWFLAGLVLVFAITLADVTNLTVEAGRWCKQHYGPNLVIFLVFLFSGMILDPRRIRAGLADLKGTVHALILIFIISPVLAACLQFLPINAGIKIGLFLVAVMPTTLSSGVVMTGAAGGRMAHSLVITVIANMLAVATIPISLSLLLELTGNETAIVIDKASVMIKIGLFVVLPLLIGLFARSILYRWIQGHTSRFQIINQLLILGIVWMGIAQSKPVVLSSQGQLLIIVLLVFAFHLTLLGAAWLSIRFFQIPPGRREGILFMGIQKTLPLSVILQVSLFPEYGEALLVCVGHHFISLMIDGFLVGRLRPAAKPSSSK; this comes from the coding sequence TTGAATTTGATAAAAAAGTACTGGTTTCTGGCGGGACTTGTCCTGGTTTTTGCCATTACCCTGGCGGACGTGACCAATCTGACGGTTGAGGCCGGGCGATGGTGTAAACAGCATTACGGACCGAATCTGGTCATATTTTTGGTATTCCTCTTTTCCGGGATGATTTTGGATCCGCGCCGGATTCGGGCGGGGCTGGCGGATTTAAAAGGCACGGTCCACGCATTGATCTTGATTTTTATCATTTCCCCGGTGCTTGCGGCGTGTCTCCAGTTTTTGCCCATTAATGCCGGGATTAAAATCGGGCTGTTCCTGGTGGCCGTCATGCCGACCACCCTGAGCTCCGGGGTGGTGATGACCGGCGCGGCCGGCGGGCGAATGGCCCATTCACTGGTGATCACCGTGATCGCCAATATGCTGGCCGTTGCCACCATACCGATTTCCTTGTCCCTGCTTTTGGAATTGACCGGCAATGAGACCGCCATTGTGATTGACAAGGCTTCGGTTATGATAAAAATCGGATTGTTCGTGGTGCTGCCTTTACTGATCGGTCTTTTTGCCAGATCCATTCTGTATCGCTGGATACAGGGCCACACCAGCCGGTTTCAGATAATCAATCAACTGCTTATCCTGGGGATCGTCTGGATGGGCATCGCCCAGTCCAAACCGGTGGTACTTTCCTCCCAGGGCCAATTGTTAATTATCGTCCTGCTGGTGTTTGCCTTTCATCTGACCCTTCTGGGTGCGGCCTGGCTGAGCATCCGGTTTTTTCAGATTCCCCCCGGCCGGCGGGAAGGCATCCTCTTTATGGGGATACAGAAAACCCTTCCCCTTTCGGTTATCCTTCAGGTCTCCCTGTTTCCGGAATACGGTGAAGCCCTGCTGGTGTGCGTGGGCCATCATTTCATCAGCCTCATGATTGACGGGTTTCTGGTGGGGCGCCTGCGGCCTGCGGCAAAGCCGTCCTCGTCTAAGTAA
- a CDS encoding glycoside hydrolase family 3 N-terminal domain-containing protein, with translation MQANDLSIEQLAGQRLMVGFDGTELTDELKLQIDTIKAGGVILFARNIQDPAQVRRLCFSIQDYARSCGQPPLFIAVDQEGGVVARLKAPFTEFPGNPAMSGPADAIEFAETTAKELTEAGFNMNMAPVVDVAPESFDSVNAKRIFGHDPQYVAQMGSTVIRHFQTNGLMAVAKHFPGIGRTVLDSHYELPTLDSPLADMEAYDLIPFRAAVENQAAGIMLSHIRYTGLDPDWPASLSARIANELLRQKLGYNGLVITDDLDMGAIAKHYDIKTIIRRVMNANVDIALICHPGPNIEAARDEILQSMREDAGFYAEGLASVNRMAELKNQFIDTHNV, from the coding sequence ATGCAGGCAAATGATCTTTCAATCGAGCAGCTTGCCGGCCAGCGGCTGATGGTCGGATTTGACGGCACCGAGCTGACCGATGAGTTAAAACTTCAGATTGATACGATTAAAGCGGGCGGGGTGATTCTCTTTGCCAGAAACATCCAAGACCCGGCGCAAGTCCGCCGCCTGTGCTTTTCCATCCAGGATTATGCCAGATCCTGCGGCCAGCCGCCCTTATTTATTGCCGTGGACCAGGAAGGCGGCGTGGTAGCCCGGCTTAAAGCCCCCTTTACGGAGTTTCCCGGAAACCCCGCCATGAGCGGACCGGCAGATGCGATCGAATTTGCGGAAACAACCGCCAAAGAGCTTACCGAGGCGGGCTTTAACATGAACATGGCCCCGGTCGTAGATGTCGCCCCTGAAAGCTTTGACTCCGTGAATGCCAAACGCATATTCGGCCATGACCCGCAATATGTGGCGCAGATGGGCAGCACAGTAATCCGGCATTTTCAAACAAACGGGCTCATGGCTGTGGCCAAACATTTTCCCGGCATCGGCCGGACGGTTTTAGACTCCCACTATGAACTCCCGACTTTGGACAGTCCCCTCGCGGACATGGAAGCCTATGACCTGATTCCTTTCAGGGCCGCGGTCGAAAATCAGGCAGCCGGCATCATGCTCTCTCACATTCGATACACCGGCCTTGACCCGGACTGGCCCGCCAGTCTGTCGGCAAGAATCGCAAATGAGCTGCTGCGGCAAAAGCTCGGCTATAACGGCCTTGTTATCACAGATGATCTTGACATGGGGGCGATTGCCAAGCATTATGACATTAAAACCATTATTCGGCGGGTGATGAATGCAAATGTGGATATCGCCCTGATCTGCCATCCCGGCCCGAACATTGAAGCCGCGCGGGATGAAATCTTGCAGTCCATGCGCGAGGATGCCGGCTTTTATGCGGAAGGACTTGCCTCCGTTAACCGAATGGCTGAACTAAAAAATCAATTCATTGATACCCATAATGTTTAA
- a CDS encoding alpha/beta hydrolase, which yields MFKIAAGAFVLYAAYCGLIFLAQRPVMFPRQIIQTPARPDLSNKSGEVVWVPTEFGQVEAWYLKPQTGVPPYPIMIVAHGNGELIDDNLADGLYMAARGIGVLLVEYPGYGRSPGRPSMGSISETFTNAYDLITRRPEVDASKVVLFGRSLGGGAVCDLSRHRPSAAMILMCTFTDTRFFVKRYLAPASLTRDPFDNLEAVSEYQSPVLIIHGRQDEVIPWEHGRRLYEASPNGQMVSYDCGHNDFPLAFRETIVDFLNPHIMQKKEPNQSDLDGGVHEPR from the coding sequence ATGTTTAAAATTGCAGCCGGCGCCTTTGTTCTGTACGCCGCCTACTGCGGCCTGATATTTCTGGCCCAGCGGCCGGTGATGTTTCCGCGGCAAATTATTCAGACCCCGGCCCGGCCGGATCTCTCAAATAAATCCGGTGAAGTGGTTTGGGTGCCCACCGAATTTGGACAAGTAGAAGCCTGGTATCTAAAGCCGCAAACCGGCGTCCCGCCCTACCCCATAATGATCGTTGCCCATGGAAACGGGGAACTGATTGATGATAACCTGGCAGACGGGCTTTATATGGCCGCCCGGGGGATCGGGGTCCTGCTGGTGGAATATCCCGGTTACGGCCGGTCCCCGGGGCGGCCGTCCATGGGAAGCATTTCAGAGACCTTTACAAACGCCTATGACCTTATCACCCGGCGCCCGGAAGTGGACGCTTCAAAGGTGGTTTTGTTCGGCCGCTCGCTGGGCGGCGGCGCGGTCTGTGACCTGTCGCGGCACCGCCCGTCCGCGGCCATGATTCTGATGTGCACCTTCACGGACACCCGGTTTTTTGTAAAGCGCTATCTGGCGCCGGCCAGCCTCACCCGGGATCCGTTTGATAACCTGGAAGCCGTATCCGAATATCAGTCACCTGTTTTAATCATCCATGGCCGGCAGGATGAAGTCATCCCGTGGGAGCATGGCAGGCGTCTTTACGAGGCTTCGCCAAACGGACAAATGGTATCCTATGACTGCGGGCATAATGATTTTCCCCTGGCTTTTCGCGAAACCATTGTCGACTTTCTGAATCCACATATCATGCAAAAAAAAGAACCGAATCAATCCGATCTCGACGGAGGTGTCCATGAACCGCGATGA
- a CDS encoding glycerol-3-phosphate dehydrogenase/oxidase, with amino-acid sequence MNRDEMLSRIQHANQPWDFVIIGGGATGLACAIEAASRGYQTILLEQDDFSKGTSSRSTKLIHGGVRYLQQGNITLVLEALKERGLLRKNAPHLVHNLRFVVPNYDWWEGPFYGIGLKVYDMLAGKHGFGHSKFLSKEKTLEYLPTIETKGLRGGVIYYDGQFDDARLAVNMAQTAAEQSATMINYMKVTRLQKQNDIVSGVKAKDMETGTEYDIPAKGVINATGVFTDSILKMDEPDTEGMIMPSQGIHIVLDKSFLPGDSAIMVPHTADGRVLFATPWHDKVVVGTTDTLIKDISLEPRAMEEEIEFLLTHAAHYLTKDPSPSDVLSIFAGLRPLVSEGSGGNTAAISRDHTIHISRSGLVTITGGKWTTCRKMAEDTIDQAATVAQLPDSSSVSADLHIHGFHRNSEKFGELAIYGSDAQSIIDLMNENGDYKEKLHGNFTTVAAEVIYAVRREMARTVEDFLSRRTRALLLDARASMEMAPKVAELMAHELKKDEAWTANQVHQYRQLASGYLIN; translated from the coding sequence ATGAACCGCGATGAAATGCTGTCCAGAATTCAACATGCCAATCAACCCTGGGACTTTGTCATCATCGGCGGCGGGGCCACCGGGCTGGCCTGCGCGATTGAGGCCGCATCCCGCGGTTATCAGACTATCCTGCTGGAGCAGGACGACTTTTCCAAAGGCACTTCCAGCCGGAGCACCAAGCTGATCCATGGGGGCGTGCGGTATCTGCAGCAGGGTAACATCACCCTGGTTCTGGAAGCCCTGAAAGAGCGGGGGCTGCTTCGAAAAAACGCCCCGCATTTAGTTCATAACCTGCGATTTGTGGTGCCCAACTACGATTGGTGGGAGGGTCCGTTCTACGGCATCGGTCTCAAGGTCTACGATATGCTGGCCGGAAAACACGGGTTCGGCCACTCCAAGTTCCTGTCCAAGGAAAAAACCCTGGAATATTTGCCGACCATCGAAACCAAGGGGCTTCGCGGAGGCGTCATTTATTATGACGGCCAGTTCGATGATGCGCGCCTGGCGGTGAATATGGCCCAAACCGCGGCCGAGCAGTCGGCCACTATGATCAATTATATGAAGGTCACCCGGTTGCAAAAGCAGAACGACATCGTCTCCGGGGTTAAGGCCAAGGACATGGAGACCGGAACGGAATACGACATCCCGGCCAAAGGGGTGATTAACGCCACCGGCGTATTCACGGACAGCATTTTAAAAATGGATGAGCCCGATACGGAAGGTATGATTATGCCCAGCCAGGGCATTCACATCGTGCTGGACAAGTCATTTCTGCCGGGAGACAGCGCCATTATGGTGCCGCATACCGCGGACGGCCGGGTGCTTTTTGCCACGCCCTGGCATGACAAGGTCGTTGTGGGCACCACAGACACGCTGATAAAGGACATCTCCCTGGAGCCGCGGGCTATGGAAGAAGAAATCGAATTTCTGCTGACCCATGCCGCCCATTATCTCACCAAAGACCCCTCGCCGAGTGATGTTTTAAGCATATTCGCTGGCCTACGGCCCCTGGTCAGCGAAGGCTCAGGCGGCAACACCGCGGCCATCTCCCGGGATCACACCATTCATATCTCCCGATCCGGCCTAGTGACGATTACCGGCGGGAAATGGACCACCTGCCGGAAGATGGCGGAGGATACCATTGATCAGGCCGCCACCGTGGCTCAACTGCCGGATTCATCGTCTGTGTCCGCAGATCTTCATATTCACGGATTTCATAGAAACAGCGAAAAATTCGGCGAACTTGCCATCTACGGATCCGATGCGCAGTCCATTATCGATCTGATGAATGAAAATGGCGACTATAAGGAAAAACTTCACGGGAATTTCACCACGGTGGCGGCGGAAGTCATCTATGCGGTGCGCCGGGAGATGGCCCGCACGGTTGAGGATTTCCTCTCCCGCCGGACCCGCGCGCTGCTGCTGGATGCCCGGGCCAGCATGGAGATGGCGCCCAAAGTCGCCGAACTTATGGCCCATGAACTGAAAAAAGACGAGGCCTGGACAGCCAACCAGGTTCATCAGTATCGGCAGTTGGCGTCCGGGTACCTGATTAATTAA
- the hemB gene encoding porphobilinogen synthase: MLFPDYRARRMRQSAGFRRMIRETALSVDDLILPMFAIGGKDVKNPIPSMPGHYQLSIDHIVKAAGQAYEQGIPAIMLFGIPEKKDELATRAYAKDGIVQKAIKEIKKKLPELMVLTDVCLCQYTDHGHCGVVEKGIIDNDATLDLLARTAISHAQAGADMVAPSDMMDGRINAIREGLDDNGLSQVPIMSYAAKYCSAYYGPFRAAAESAPQFGDRRTYQMDPANAQEAIREVTMDVEEGADIIMIKPALPYLDVIYRVREEIDLPVAAYNVSGEYAMIKAAEQMGWLNGTEVMMETLTGIKRAGADMILTYFAMDAAAALNAAG; encoded by the coding sequence ATGCTATTTCCGGACTATCGTGCCAGACGCATGCGCCAATCTGCCGGCTTTCGGCGGATGATCCGGGAGACTGCGCTTTCCGTGGATGATCTGATTCTGCCCATGTTTGCCATTGGCGGAAAGGACGTGAAAAACCCGATTCCATCCATGCCCGGTCATTATCAGCTATCCATAGATCATATCGTCAAAGCTGCCGGCCAGGCCTATGAACAGGGGATCCCGGCCATCATGCTGTTTGGCATCCCTGAAAAAAAGGATGAGCTGGCCACCCGGGCCTATGCCAAAGACGGCATTGTCCAGAAAGCGATCAAGGAGATCAAGAAAAAGCTGCCGGAGCTGATGGTCCTTACCGATGTCTGCCTGTGCCAGTATACGGATCATGGCCACTGCGGCGTAGTGGAAAAGGGGATCATCGACAATGACGCTACCCTGGATCTCCTGGCCCGAACGGCCATCTCCCATGCCCAGGCGGGTGCGGATATGGTCGCGCCGTCGGACATGATGGACGGCCGGATAAACGCCATCCGCGAGGGCCTGGATGACAATGGCCTAAGCCAGGTGCCCATTATGAGCTATGCGGCCAAATACTGCTCCGCCTACTACGGGCCGTTCCGGGCAGCCGCAGAGTCGGCCCCGCAGTTCGGCGACCGGCGGACCTATCAGATGGACCCGGCCAATGCCCAGGAGGCCATCCGCGAGGTCACCATGGATGTGGAGGAAGGCGCGGATATTATCATGATAAAACCCGCCCTGCCCTACCTGGATGTTATCTACCGGGTGCGCGAAGAAATCGATCTGCCCGTGGCCGCTTATAACGTCTCGGGCGAGTATGCCATGATCAAGGCTGCCGAACAGATGGGCTGGCTAAACGGCACCGAAGTTATGATGGAGACCTTAACCGGCATCAAGCGGGCCGGTGCGGACATGATCCTCACCTACTTTGCCATGGATGCCGCCGCCGCATTAAACGCAGCCGGATAA
- the ahbC gene encoding 12,18-didecarboxysiroheme deacetylase — protein sequence MIGISKLYCGTVEPSDALRYSRSSRDLPSHLLQFSEDKKPVVVWNITQQCNLKCIHCYAHAKAGLQDNELSTEEGKRLIDDLSAMGAPVLLFSGGEPLMRKDLPELAAYAIEKGMRAVISTNGTLIGRETARVFKDIGLSYVGISVDGNKAINDKFRGVDGAFDMAMKGIENCQAEGIKVGLRFTINKFNAEHVPFLFDLLEERDIPRICFYHLVYSGRGSSLVNDDLSHEETRRTVDLIIDRTKDLHDKGKPKEVLTVDNHADGPYLYLRLLKEDRERAAEVLELLKMNEGNNSGRGIGCISWDGEVYADQFWRHKSFGNVRNRPFSEIWTDLSDPLMKKLKNKKAYVTGRCAKCQWLDICGGNFRVRAEAVTGDLWAPDPACYLTDEEISSNEIKG from the coding sequence ATGATCGGAATATCAAAACTTTATTGCGGAACCGTTGAGCCGTCGGATGCCCTGCGCTACAGCCGCAGTTCCAGGGATCTGCCCTCCCATCTGCTGCAGTTTTCAGAAGATAAAAAACCCGTTGTGGTCTGGAATATCACGCAGCAATGCAACCTGAAATGCATTCACTGCTACGCCCATGCCAAGGCCGGGCTGCAAGATAATGAGCTCTCAACTGAAGAGGGCAAACGCTTAATCGATGATTTATCGGCGATGGGTGCACCGGTGCTCCTTTTTTCCGGCGGGGAACCCCTGATGCGAAAGGATCTGCCCGAACTGGCCGCCTATGCCATTGAAAAGGGAATGCGGGCCGTGATCTCCACCAACGGCACACTGATTGGCAGAGAGACAGCCAGGGTGTTTAAGGATATCGGCCTTTCCTATGTGGGCATCAGCGTGGACGGCAACAAGGCCATAAACGATAAGTTCCGCGGGGTGGACGGCGCATTTGACATGGCCATGAAGGGTATTGAAAACTGCCAGGCCGAAGGCATTAAAGTGGGGCTTCGGTTTACTATCAACAAATTCAACGCCGAGCATGTGCCGTTTCTCTTTGACCTTCTGGAGGAGCGCGATATCCCGCGGATCTGTTTTTATCATCTGGTGTATTCCGGCCGCGGTTCCTCTTTGGTAAACGATGATCTCTCCCATGAGGAAACCCGAAGAACCGTTGATCTGATTATTGACCGGACAAAAGATCTCCACGACAAGGGCAAACCCAAGGAAGTGCTGACCGTGGATAACCACGCGGACGGACCGTATCTGTATCTGCGCCTGTTAAAGGAAGACAGGGAGCGGGCCGCGGAAGTGCTTGAGCTGCTTAAAATGAACGAGGGCAATAATTCCGGCCGCGGCATCGGCTGTATCAGCTGGGACGGCGAAGTTTACGCTGATCAGTTCTGGCGACACAAGAGCTTCGGCAATGTGCGAAACCGGCCGTTTTCGGAAATCTGGACCGATCTTTCCGACCCCCTGATGAAAAAGCTTAAAAACAAAAAAGCCTATGTGACCGGCCGATGCGCCAAATGCCAGTGGTTAGACATTTGCGGGGGCAATTTCCGGGTTCGCGCTGAAGCCGTGACCGGTGACCTGTGGGCGCCGGATCCGGCCTGCTACCTGACGGATGAAGAAATCAGCAGCAATGAAATAAAGGGGTAA
- the ahbD gene encoding heme b synthase, translated as MSAEKPESHPGNQASTPKNANLRLVAWEVTRNCNLNCAHCRAAATNQDYAGELDTPAALRLLDRIAEVGQPIVILTGGEPLMRPDIFELAEYGTAKGLRMVMAPNGTLITEAVAQKMAASGIQRISVSLDGATKERHDGFRGVDGAFEGALRGIEAAKSQGIEFQINTTISKYNYDQIPEILKLAENLGAVALHIFLLVPTGRGKYIVDQAITAEEYEYTLNWFYDQKQKTNLQLKATCAPHYYRILRQRARQEGLSVTYDTHGLDAVTRGCLGGTSFCFISHTGIVQPCGFLDLNCGDVTQTPFSEIWWHSGIFNQLRNFDNLKGKCGACEFKSVCGGCRARAYEATGDYLAEEPLCSYQPRSKTSS; from the coding sequence TTGAGTGCTGAAAAGCCCGAATCCCATCCCGGAAACCAGGCATCCACCCCCAAAAATGCCAACCTTCGGCTGGTAGCCTGGGAGGTGACCCGGAACTGCAACCTAAACTGCGCCCATTGCCGGGCTGCCGCCACCAACCAGGATTATGCCGGAGAGCTGGATACCCCGGCGGCGCTTCGGCTGCTTGACCGGATCGCCGAAGTCGGCCAGCCGATCGTCATTCTAACCGGCGGCGAGCCGCTCATGCGGCCGGATATTTTCGAGCTGGCGGAATACGGCACCGCCAAGGGGCTCCGGATGGTGATGGCGCCCAACGGCACATTGATTACCGAAGCGGTGGCCCAAAAAATGGCGGCCTCCGGCATTCAGCGCATCAGCGTCAGCCTGGACGGGGCCACCAAAGAGCGGCACGACGGCTTTCGCGGCGTTGACGGCGCGTTTGAAGGGGCGCTTAGGGGCATTGAGGCGGCCAAATCCCAGGGTATTGAATTTCAGATCAACACCACCATCAGCAAATACAACTATGATCAGATTCCCGAGATCCTCAAACTGGCGGAAAACCTGGGCGCTGTGGCGCTGCACATTTTCCTGCTGGTGCCCACCGGACGCGGGAAATATATCGTGGACCAGGCCATCACCGCAGAGGAATACGAATACACGCTGAACTGGTTTTATGATCAGAAACAGAAAACCAATCTTCAGCTAAAGGCCACGTGTGCCCCGCATTATTACCGGATTCTCAGGCAGCGGGCGCGCCAGGAGGGCCTCTCGGTGACCTATGACACCCATGGCCTGGATGCAGTCACCCGGGGCTGCCTGGGCGGCACATCCTTCTGCTTTATCTCGCACACCGGTATTGTGCAGCCCTGCGGTTTCCTGGATCTAAACTGCGGCGATGTGACCCAAACCCCGTTTTCAGAAATCTGGTGGCATTCCGGGATCTTTAACCAGCTGCGGAACTTTGACAACCTCAAGGGCAAATGCGGGGCCTGCGAGTTCAAGTCCGTCTGCGGCGGATGCCGCGCCCGGGCCTATGAAGCCACCGGCGACTATCTGGCGGAAGAACCCCTATGCAGCTATCAGCCCCGCTCAAAAACGAGCAGCTAG